The sequence CATGGTCACATGCAACGGTTGATAATCCCATGGTCGCAAGTCATAGCGCCATTCCAAGGCATGTTGTCCAACATTACCCATCTCAACTTGCCAGCCAAGCGGATTACTCGGCGTGTAGGTCAAAGTGCGGCGCTCAAACAATTGCACCAGCACTTCGCGCTCAACCCCATCAACTAACGTTTGGGTCCAAAAGGCTGGGCTAATGGGTCGACCAAAGACATACAACGCTTCGCGGGCTTGGGTTTGTACATACTCCCACAGCACGGCTGGCACAGTTTGGCCAGTCACTTGATCGCGATGGCTGCCGCTAGTTTCGGGGTAGCGCTCGGCCAAACTTGGGTCAGACCAAACTTGCAAGCCTTCGGCTTCGTGAGTTAGCCAATTGGTTACGGGCTGGCCACGCAAATCGGCTCCAGTTTGGCCATTCAAGGTCAAAAATTCAGCCCAATCACGGTAGCGCGGCGCACGATTGGCCGCCACTGCATCGCCCGCCACTGCTTGCTCCGAGCCGCAAATGCCATCTGTGCATTGCTCACGCCAAGCCGCATTGCCAATTTGCAAGCGCCCAGTCACCAACTCAACCACCAGCAAACCATTGGTAATGTACCACGGCGATTTGGCTGGAAGCTTGGGATCACTAATTTCCATGCGAGCTTTGGCATAGTAGCGCACCCAACGTAATTCACGCGGGCTTTCCGCATAGCGCTCTTGGGTTTGCCATAAGCGTTGCGGCCCCACAGCCATGATTGCTCATCGCTACGCTGACCATCGGTACTTTGCCAAAGCTGATCAAAGGCCCGATCTTCGGCTAAAATAATCCGTGCCGCTGTGCTTTGAGGCAGCAACAACGGCACAAGCACCAACAAACCTAACCAAACTCTTAGGGTTTTTGCCAATCTAAAGCCCATGCAACCTCTCGATCGATGTGGTCGCGCCAAAAGGCCCAAGCATGGCCTTGCGGATATTCAGCATAGTTGAGTTGCACTCCAGCCCCAACTAAAATATCGCGCAAGGTTCGATTGCCCTCAAGGAAATTGCACTCATCGCCAGTCACTGGCCCGCCAATGCATGTCTCATATGTGCCGACTACGGTCACAATCCGCGCATTGACTGGCGGCTGAATTGACATGAGCGTCAGCAGACGGCCATTTTGGCGTGAAACAAAGCCCGATTGATTGACCACACCGCCAAATACCTCAGGATATTGTAAGGCCAAATAGAGCGAAATCAAGCCACCATATGAATCGCCAACCACCACCCGTTGCTTGGGATCGTTAATCGTGCTGTATTTGCTGTCGATCATGCTCACCAATTCGGTGGCGAAAAATTCGCTATAGGCATCGTTGAGATCATAATCGCGTTGGCGGCCTTGCTCACGGCTGGGCTTGACGAAAATCGCAATCAACGGCGGCAAAATCTGATCAGCAATCGCATTATCTAAAATTGTCGGCGTAAAGGCATAGTTTTGGTAATCATCGCCATCTTGAAAATAAACGCTTGGATATTGCTTTGCTGGATCGTAATTGGCTGGCAGATAGACATGCAAACGATGGGTCGTTTTGCTGATGTCAGTGTAATAATCGCCCAAATCTTCAAGCGTGCCTTTTGGTACGTCGCTGCGCGAAATAATTTCGGTTGGCGTGAGATATTCGGGCATGCGCAACTCTGAATTCATGCCCATACTGCTTGGCACCAAGGTTGGATTACGCGGGTCATTCATCAAGCCGCCACCACCGCCAACCCCAAAGCGATAATCAATTCGCGCAGTTGAGCTGATCGTTTGCACTAAGCCCCACCAGTTGGTTGAGCCAAGCCGTTGCATCGAAGTTGTCTGAAACCAATTGGTCAGATCGCTGGATAATTCCATGCGTGGAGCATCTTTTTCGACCATAAACAAGGCTTGATCACCTTGGGTCAAGGGGCTGGTTGGAAACACCGCATTAAAATCGTTGATTAATTTGAGTTGCTCGGCTTGATCATTAGTTTTCGCCAATTGCTCACGCAACAGATTAAAACTAGTGATCGGCTGGCTTGGATCATAGCTGACCACCGCCCCACCGCAACTTGCCAAAAGCACACAAATCAACAATAAACTCATAAATCGCTGCATACATTTAATCCTTTGGTTGATTGGAAGATTGGATGAGTTGGCGAACTTTAGCCCAAGCCCAAGTGCGCCGACGTAATTCAGCCTGATCGATCGTCTGTTTTTGCCATTGCCAAACTGCCGCCAAGCTACGTTGCAGGCCCGCAAAAACCATTAATCGTCGATGCCAACGGTTGAAGCGCTGACTGTAGGCCAAGCCAAAAAATTGGGATCGGGCTTGTTGCAAAGCTAAAAACGAG is a genomic window of Chloroflexota bacterium containing:
- a CDS encoding polysaccharide deacetylase family protein, coding for MAVGPQRLWQTQERYAESPRELRWVRYYAKARMEISDPKLPAKSPWYITNGLLVVELVTGRLQIGNAAWREQCTDGICGSEQAVAGDAVAANRAPRYRDWAEFLTLNGQTGADLRGQPVTNWLTHEAEGLQVWSDPSLAERYPETSGSHRDQVTGQTVPAVLWEYVQTQAREALYVFGRPISPAFWTQTLVDGVEREVLVQLFERRTLTYTPSNPLGWQVEMGNVGQHALEWRYDLRPWDYQPLHVTMLTYHYISVNPNPADRLRESLSVAPAEFKRQLEYLQSHNFHVVSLDQVLAAQRGELSLPEHPVVITLDDGYRDLYEQAFPIAQSLNLPITAYIPSALVGEPAYVSWQQLQELSQSPLVTIGSHTRVHADLGTLDRESQWIEIADSKRELEAHLGIAIEHFCYPYGRYNALTIELVREAGYRSATTTRQTTDTANDDPLIWNRLTISGRDSFEDFVAKLERSQD